A single region of the Nitrospiraceae bacterium genome encodes:
- the xerC gene encoding tyrosine recombinase XerC — MDKAVRAFLTFLDVERGASRETLRNYASDLRQFASFLTAGSAGIQPIEPAAVQSDSIRAYLRWLDRKHEKRTTLARKLACLRSFFRYLQREGVVPQNPAEDVRSPKQPKQLPRVLTKDEAQALLEFPDTTAGWSLRDRAILETLYSTGARVSELVGINLEDLRSKEGLVRLQGKGRKERIVPIGDLAVEAIRQYRVWLASNPNVRHSNLNRTALFCNSRGGRLTARSVARLVARYSRALPGGPVSPHTLRHSFATHLLDEGADLRAIQEMLGHASLSTTQKYTHVAMDQLLALYDKTHPRAGRAMKSGLAKEGKR; from the coding sequence ATGGATAAAGCAGTTCGGGCTTTCCTGACGTTTCTCGATGTTGAGCGGGGGGCATCACGAGAAACGCTGCGGAATTATGCGTCCGACCTCCGGCAATTTGCTTCCTTCCTGACCGCTGGTTCCGCGGGAATTCAACCTATTGAACCTGCCGCTGTACAATCTGATAGTATCCGCGCTTATCTTCGGTGGCTGGATCGCAAGCACGAGAAACGCACCACCTTAGCGAGAAAGCTCGCCTGCCTCCGCAGCTTCTTTCGGTATCTCCAGCGAGAAGGGGTTGTTCCACAAAACCCCGCCGAGGATGTCAGGTCGCCGAAACAACCGAAACAGCTCCCCCGTGTCTTAACGAAAGACGAGGCCCAGGCGTTGCTGGAGTTTCCTGATACGACGGCCGGCTGGTCATTACGCGATCGCGCAATTCTCGAAACCCTCTACTCGACCGGTGCCCGCGTCAGCGAATTGGTAGGGATCAATTTGGAGGACCTCAGATCAAAGGAAGGGCTTGTCCGTCTGCAGGGGAAGGGTCGAAAAGAGCGGATTGTGCCGATCGGAGATTTGGCGGTGGAGGCCATCCGACAATATAGAGTCTGGCTCGCCTCAAACCCCAACGTTCGGCATTCAAATCTCAACAGGACGGCACTCTTCTGCAACAGCCGCGGGGGAAGACTGACAGCGCGCAGTGTCGCCCGACTTGTGGCGCGATACTCGCGCGCGCTTCCTGGCGGTCCGGTGAGTCCGCACACGTTGCGCCATTCGTTTGCGACGCATCTTCTCGACGAGGGAGCCGACTTGCGAGCCATCCAGGAAATGCTGGGACATGCCTCGCTCAGTACCACGCAGAAATATACGCACGTCGCTATGGACCAACTCCTTGCCTTGTACGACAAGACTCACCCGCGAGCCGGACGCGCCATGAAAAGTGGGCTCGCCAAGGAAGGCAAGAGATGA